From one Agrobacterium fabrum str. C58 genomic stretch:
- the rocF gene encoding arginase produces the protein MDIRLVGAPLQIGAGQLGCEMGPSAYRVAGLAHALEELGHRVVDTGNVMPAPLREFCHPNPAVHHLAETVAWTEALTEAAYRESADAVPIFLGGDHAISAGTVAGMARRVAETGRPFFVLWLDAHTDYHTLETTRSGNLHGTPVAYFSGRDGFSGYFPPLSHAVAEENIGMIGIRSVDPAERAALEKSGITVHDMRSIDEHGVAVILREFLARVQAANGLLHVSLDVDFLEPSIAPAVGTTVPGGATFREAHLVMEMLHDSGLVCSLDLVELNPFLDERGRTATLMVDLATSLMGKRVMDRPTRAG, from the coding sequence ATGGATATCAGGCTTGTTGGTGCGCCGTTGCAGATCGGGGCCGGGCAATTGGGCTGCGAGATGGGGCCGAGCGCCTATCGTGTTGCGGGGCTTGCCCATGCTCTTGAAGAACTGGGGCATAGGGTGGTCGATACCGGCAATGTGATGCCGGCGCCGCTCAGGGAATTCTGCCACCCCAACCCGGCCGTGCATCATCTCGCCGAAACCGTGGCCTGGACCGAGGCGCTGACGGAGGCTGCCTATCGCGAAAGCGCGGATGCCGTGCCGATCTTCCTCGGCGGCGACCATGCGATTTCGGCCGGAACCGTGGCCGGCATGGCACGCCGGGTGGCGGAAACGGGCCGGCCGTTTTTTGTGCTCTGGCTGGATGCCCATACCGATTATCACACGCTGGAGACCACCCGCAGTGGCAATCTGCACGGCACACCGGTCGCTTATTTCAGCGGGCGTGACGGTTTTTCCGGCTATTTTCCGCCGCTTTCCCATGCCGTTGCGGAAGAAAATATTGGCATGATCGGTATTCGCAGCGTCGATCCCGCCGAGAGGGCTGCGCTGGAAAAGAGCGGCATCACCGTTCATGACATGCGTTCGATAGACGAACATGGGGTTGCCGTTATACTGCGCGAATTCCTGGCGCGGGTTCAGGCGGCAAACGGGCTTCTGCATGTCAGTCTCGATGTGGATTTTCTCGAACCGTCCATCGCGCCCGCTGTCGGCACCACGGTTCCGGGTGGCGCGACCTTCCGCGAGGCGCATCTGGTCATGGAAATGCTGCATGATAGCGGGCTGGTCTGCAGTCTCGACTTGGTGGAACTCAACCCGTTTCTCGATGAGCGTGGCAGGACGGCGACCCTGATGGTGGATCTTGCCACCAGCCTGATGGGCAAACGCGTCATGGACCGCCCGACGCGGGCCGGTTGA
- a CDS encoding Lrp/AsnC family transcriptional regulator gives MDTLDERLITLLRHNGRRSISDLAVETETSRATVRARIEKMENDGSIIGYTVILRADAVEAAIRGIMMIEIEGHVTDRVIRTLGGFPEISEIHTTNGRWDLIVELNAATLSDFDAVLRRIRLVPGITGSETSLLLSTPRSTRARL, from the coding sequence ATGGACACTCTCGACGAACGCCTCATCACGCTTTTGCGCCATAATGGCCGACGCAGCATTTCCGATCTGGCGGTGGAGACGGAAACCTCGCGCGCGACGGTTCGCGCGCGCATCGAAAAAATGGAAAATGACGGTTCCATCATCGGTTATACCGTCATCCTGCGTGCGGATGCCGTGGAGGCCGCGATCCGCGGCATCATGATGATCGAGATTGAAGGCCATGTGACGGACCGCGTCATCCGCACCCTCGGCGGCTTTCCGGAAATCTCCGAAATCCATACCACCAACGGCCGCTGGGACCTGATCGTGGAACTGAATGCCGCCACCCTCAGCGATTTCGACGCCGTGCTGCGCCGCATCCGCCTCGTGCCAGGCATCACCGGCAGCGAGACCAGCCTGTTGCTCTCCACCCCCCGCTCCACCCGCGCAAGACTCTGA
- a CDS encoding tautomerase family protein, with the protein MPMIKARYTRPQNTADPKLEVAALLSRLTAETLHKDPAVTAVLVESADPADWIIAGSSVAEQKVATFYVEVSITDHTNIKDETTEWVRRVYEEMNRLLGPVHEASYVLVHAVDGDAYGYGGQTQNQRWARKHV; encoded by the coding sequence ATGCCCATGATCAAAGCGCGTTACACCAGACCGCAGAATACAGCCGATCCAAAACTGGAAGTCGCAGCGCTGTTGTCCCGGCTGACCGCTGAAACCCTACACAAGGACCCGGCGGTTACCGCCGTTCTCGTCGAAAGTGCCGATCCCGCTGACTGGATTATTGCCGGATCGAGCGTCGCCGAACAGAAGGTCGCAACATTTTATGTCGAGGTCTCGATTACCGATCACACCAACATAAAGGACGAGACGACCGAATGGGTGCGCCGCGTTTATGAAGAGATGAACAGGCTGCTTGGCCCGGTGCACGAAGCAAGCTATGTGCTGGTCCACGCCGTGGATGGCGACGCCTATGGTTATGGCGGGCAAACGCAGAACCAGCGATGGGCGCGCAAGCACGTATGA
- a CDS encoding adenosylmethionine--8-amino-7-oxononanoate transaminase, translating into MSPSPVWHPFTQHGLEPPMKRVVSADGAFLVDEDGNRLFDAISSWWVITHGHRHPAIMAAIRAATETLDQVIFAEFSHEPAETLARGLIELAPAGLSHVFYSDSGSTAVEVALKMALGYFHNCGEKRDRIVVMEHGYHGDTIGTMSTGERGVFNAAYEPLLFGVDRLAFPEVGSEQCTLDMFEAYCRSGRVAALLVEPLVLGAGGMKVYAANVLAGLKQIAESHGCLVIADEVMTGWGRTGTVFACEQAAISPDILCTSKGLTGGSLPLAATLCSAQIFDAHFSTDRRKTFFHSSSYTANPIACAAAVANLQVWRDEPILQRIGQVQQTLGDHIRRFADDGRFANIRQAGTIAALDLVVPAGGYLSEAGPRMRQLFRRRGFLIRPLGNVLYLMPPYCSTADDLTRAFDVIDEVAGIVTDVASAKSYGVGK; encoded by the coding sequence ATGAGCCCTTCCCCGGTCTGGCATCCCTTCACCCAGCATGGGCTGGAACCGCCGATGAAACGTGTGGTCTCAGCGGACGGGGCGTTTCTGGTGGATGAGGATGGCAATCGGCTGTTCGACGCGATTTCATCCTGGTGGGTCATTACCCATGGGCACCGGCATCCGGCGATCATGGCGGCCATCCGCGCCGCGACCGAGACCCTGGATCAGGTCATCTTTGCCGAATTTTCCCATGAACCGGCTGAGACGCTCGCCCGGGGGCTGATCGAGCTTGCTCCTGCTGGACTAAGCCATGTGTTTTATTCCGATAGCGGTTCAACGGCGGTGGAAGTGGCGCTGAAAATGGCGCTCGGTTATTTCCACAATTGCGGTGAAAAGCGCGATCGCATCGTGGTGATGGAGCATGGCTATCACGGCGATACCATCGGCACCATGTCGACAGGCGAGCGCGGCGTGTTCAACGCCGCCTATGAACCGCTGCTTTTCGGCGTTGACCGGTTGGCCTTTCCGGAAGTGGGCAGCGAGCAGTGCACATTGGATATGTTTGAGGCTTACTGCCGTTCGGGCCGTGTCGCCGCGCTGCTGGTCGAACCATTGGTGCTCGGTGCCGGTGGCATGAAGGTCTACGCCGCCAATGTTCTAGCCGGACTGAAACAGATTGCAGAAAGCCATGGCTGTCTCGTCATTGCCGATGAGGTGATGACGGGCTGGGGCAGGACCGGGACCGTCTTCGCCTGCGAGCAGGCGGCAATCTCACCGGATATTCTCTGCACTTCCAAGGGGCTGACCGGTGGTTCGCTGCCGCTGGCGGCGACGCTGTGCAGCGCGCAGATTTTCGATGCTCATTTTTCGACCGACCGCCGCAAGACCTTTTTCCATTCGAGTTCCTATACGGCCAATCCGATCGCCTGCGCCGCCGCCGTCGCCAATCTTCAGGTCTGGCGGGATGAACCGATTCTCCAGCGCATCGGGCAGGTGCAACAGACGCTCGGCGATCATATCAGGCGCTTTGCCGATGATGGCCGTTTCGCCAACATCCGGCAGGCAGGCACCATTGCCGCGCTTGATCTCGTGGTGCCGGCGGGTGGCTATCTTTCCGAGGCCGGTCCACGCATGCGCCAGCTGTTCCGCAGGCGCGGCTTTCTCATCCGCCCGCTCGGCAACGTGCTTTACCTGATGCCGCCCTATTGTTCGACGGCTGACGATCTGACGCGCGCCTTCGACGTTATCGATGAGGTTGCCGGGATCGTTACCGATGTCGCATCGGCAAAATCTTACGGCGTCGGCAAATGA
- a CDS encoding LysR family transcriptional regulator — translation MIDLESVRLFILSVELGSLTRAAEAAGTVQPVVSQKLKMLEQRLGRRLIDRSPRHLRLTEDGQVFLPKARELLAKHEDALNFSDEPPLHFALAASDHAIGSRLSAAIRAMRASLPANAVIDVTLGFSRQVKESFASGLADAAIIRRNGGGSDGEVLRTDRLGWRVAPDWRPRANSAVPLVSLGPGCGVRDIAISELGKAGVVWRDAFTAGSCSALLEGVHAGAGIAALGDISARGLPDRGAELGLPPLPPSDIVLLSRARTPSHASAIRALVAAVSGAGD, via the coding sequence ATGATTGACCTTGAAAGTGTGCGCCTCTTCATTCTCTCCGTCGAACTGGGCAGCCTGACGAGGGCGGCCGAAGCTGCGGGGACCGTGCAGCCCGTCGTCAGCCAGAAGCTGAAGATGCTGGAGCAGCGTCTCGGCAGACGGTTGATAGACCGCTCGCCGCGCCACCTTCGGCTGACGGAGGATGGGCAGGTATTTCTGCCCAAGGCGCGCGAGCTGCTGGCAAAACATGAGGACGCGCTGAACTTTAGTGACGAGCCGCCGCTGCATTTCGCGCTGGCGGCCAGTGATCACGCGATCGGGAGCCGCCTTTCGGCAGCGATAAGAGCGATGCGCGCATCGCTGCCGGCCAATGCCGTTATCGACGTAACCCTGGGATTTTCCCGCCAGGTGAAGGAAAGCTTCGCGTCCGGCCTGGCCGATGCCGCCATCATCCGTCGCAATGGCGGCGGGTCCGACGGCGAAGTGCTGCGCACCGACAGGCTCGGATGGCGTGTGGCTCCGGACTGGCGACCGCGCGCCAACAGCGCCGTTCCGCTGGTGTCTCTTGGGCCGGGATGTGGAGTCCGGGATATTGCAATATCCGAGCTTGGAAAGGCCGGCGTGGTCTGGCGGGACGCATTCACTGCCGGAAGCTGCTCGGCGCTTCTCGAAGGGGTGCATGCCGGTGCAGGCATCGCCGCCCTCGGCGACATCAGCGCCCGAGGCCTGCCTGACCGCGGCGCCGAACTCGGCCTGCCACCGTTGCCACCCTCGGACATCGTTCTTCTGTCCCGTGCGCGGACACCGTCTCACGCATCGGCCATCAGGGCGCTTGTCGCTGCGGTATCAGGCGCGGGCGATTAG
- a CDS encoding DMT family transporter, whose translation MVIYELAAVGAATCWAMTGLISARPAGHLGALAFNRTRQLFVASVLGLYVLASGTWRDLQPDALWALLLSGFIGIFVGDTLLFTCLNRLGPRRSGILFALNAPIAAVLGWAILGEQLSATAVAGIGLTLAGVLLAILFGKRKSQLHAWESVKGPLWLGVLFGLLAALSQAVGSLIARPVMASGVDPIAASMLRVGVAAICLTALTMLPIKAVKPNGSLTVSIFLRTVLTGSIGLGFGMTLLLFALSGGKVGIVSTLSATTPVIILPLLWLRTGERPASGAWVGAALVVIGMALVFWR comes from the coding sequence ATGGTAATCTATGAATTGGCTGCCGTGGGCGCCGCAACCTGCTGGGCGATGACAGGACTTATTTCCGCCCGCCCGGCGGGACATCTTGGCGCGCTCGCCTTCAACCGGACAAGGCAGCTTTTCGTCGCCTCGGTGCTCGGTCTTTACGTCCTCGCATCGGGAACCTGGCGGGATTTGCAGCCGGACGCGTTGTGGGCGCTGCTGCTGTCCGGCTTCATCGGCATCTTCGTTGGCGATACGCTGCTTTTCACCTGCCTGAACCGGCTGGGGCCGCGGCGCTCGGGAATCCTGTTTGCGCTCAATGCTCCGATCGCCGCCGTGCTTGGCTGGGCCATCCTTGGCGAGCAGCTTTCCGCCACAGCCGTCGCCGGTATTGGCCTCACCCTTGCGGGCGTTCTGCTCGCCATCCTCTTCGGCAAGCGCAAGTCGCAGCTGCACGCATGGGAAAGCGTGAAGGGGCCGCTCTGGCTAGGCGTGCTCTTCGGCCTTCTCGCAGCGCTCAGCCAGGCGGTCGGTTCCCTCATTGCAAGACCGGTCATGGCATCGGGGGTCGATCCCATTGCCGCCTCCATGCTGCGGGTCGGCGTCGCCGCCATCTGCCTTACCGCCTTGACGATGCTCCCCATCAAAGCCGTCAAACCCAATGGGTCGTTAACCGTCAGCATTTTCCTGCGGACGGTGCTGACCGGCAGCATCGGGCTTGGTTTCGGCATGACGCTGCTGCTTTTTGCGCTGTCCGGCGGCAAGGTCGGCATTGTCTCGACGCTCTCCGCAACAACACCCGTCATCATCCTGCCATTGCTCTGGCTGCGAACGGGCGAGCGGCCGGCATCCGGCGCATGGGTGGGAGCCGCGCTCGTCGTTATCGGCATGGCGCTGGTGTTCTGGCGCTGA
- the bioB gene encoding biotin synthase BioB: MDQLATQIDGKPASIPAVETSSSLEEAKIIYNLPFNDLLFRAQQVHRCHFDANAIQMSRLLSIKTGGCPEDCSYCSQSARNPTGLKASKLMEVERVLAEARKAKEGGATRYCMGAAWRNPKERDMEAVVAMVEGVKALDMETCMTLGMLTPEQSERLADAGLDYYNHNVDTSERFYSEIITTRTFEDRLETLANVRDAGIKVCAGGILGMGETVEDRISMLVTLANLPVPPESVPINMLIPIPGSKLANADPVDPIDFVRTIALARILMPRSHVRLSAGRTEMSDETQALCFLAGANSIFIGETLLTADNPGEDHDTALFRRLGLKPMELQSSEAGGCR; the protein is encoded by the coding sequence ATGGACCAGCTTGCGACGCAAATTGACGGAAAACCAGCCTCGATTCCGGCGGTTGAAACCAGCTCCTCTCTTGAGGAGGCAAAAATTATCTATAATTTGCCATTTAACGACCTGCTATTCCGTGCGCAGCAGGTGCACCGCTGTCATTTCGACGCGAACGCGATCCAGATGAGCCGGCTCTTGTCGATCAAGACTGGCGGCTGCCCTGAAGATTGCAGCTATTGCAGCCAGTCCGCCCGCAATCCGACTGGTCTCAAGGCTTCCAAGCTCATGGAAGTGGAACGGGTGCTGGCCGAGGCGCGCAAGGCGAAGGAGGGCGGGGCGACGCGTTATTGCATGGGGGCGGCCTGGCGTAATCCTAAGGAGCGCGACATGGAGGCCGTGGTCGCCATGGTCGAGGGCGTGAAGGCGCTCGACATGGAAACCTGCATGACGCTCGGCATGCTGACGCCGGAACAATCCGAACGGCTGGCCGATGCCGGCCTGGACTATTACAATCACAACGTCGATACGTCAGAGCGGTTTTATTCCGAGATCATCACCACCCGCACCTTCGAGGACCGGCTGGAGACGCTCGCCAATGTCCGCGATGCCGGCATCAAGGTCTGTGCCGGTGGTATTCTCGGCATGGGGGAAACGGTCGAAGACCGGATTTCGATGCTGGTAACGCTTGCCAACCTGCCGGTTCCGCCGGAAAGCGTGCCGATCAACATGCTGATCCCGATCCCGGGCTCGAAACTGGCCAATGCCGATCCCGTCGACCCGATCGATTTTGTGCGCACCATTGCGCTCGCGCGCATCCTGATGCCGCGTTCGCATGTGCGGCTTTCGGCCGGGCGCACGGAAATGAGTGATGAGACGCAGGCGCTGTGTTTCCTCGCCGGCGCCAATTCCATCTTCATCGGCGAAACGCTGCTGACGGCAGATAATCCGGGGGAGGATCACGATACGGCGCTCTTCCGGCGGCTCGGCCTGAAGCCGATGGAGCTGCAATCTTCCGAGGCGGGAGGCTGCCGGTGA
- a CDS encoding AraC family transcriptional regulator — MRGKSLFGVTIELARDLRHSFKGSFQARALTGAVATEMRASSYRVNRTEADIARIAGDSLCIGLQVKGSGFLHAGRDRVHNVSGGDITINYSDLPYDAIPGGEAAFHYRMLKIPVDYEVMLGQPTDDLFATRYAENTAVSRPFRALFDALNADHARLIDPARDVAHIARLAMAVRGRLSPAMPEVRAALRTGLCYTAQEIMMRKKARQELSPATVARELGISLRQLHVVFEGAELSFSRTLSAMRIEEAKRLLLAFPALPVTQIAYGCGFDSLATFYRVFTATYGMTPGEARITDMPSA, encoded by the coding sequence GTGCGCGGCAAAAGCCTGTTCGGCGTGACCATCGAGCTGGCACGGGATCTCCGCCACAGCTTCAAGGGTTCGTTTCAGGCGCGGGCGCTCACCGGTGCTGTCGCAACAGAAATGCGCGCCTCCTCCTATCGGGTCAACCGCACCGAAGCCGATATTGCCCGCATCGCCGGCGACAGCCTCTGCATCGGCTTGCAGGTGAAGGGCTCTGGATTTCTGCATGCCGGCCGGGACCGGGTTCACAACGTCAGCGGCGGCGATATCACCATCAACTATTCGGACCTGCCCTATGACGCGATACCGGGCGGCGAGGCTGCTTTTCACTACAGGATGCTGAAAATCCCGGTGGACTACGAGGTCATGCTCGGCCAGCCGACCGACGACCTGTTTGCCACACGGTATGCAGAGAATACCGCCGTTTCCCGCCCCTTCCGGGCGCTTTTCGATGCGCTCAACGCCGATCACGCCAGGCTTATCGACCCTGCCCGTGACGTGGCCCACATTGCCCGGCTGGCCATGGCGGTCCGGGGCCGGCTTTCGCCCGCCATGCCGGAGGTCCGCGCAGCACTCAGGACCGGGCTCTGTTATACGGCTCAGGAAATCATGATGCGGAAAAAAGCCCGTCAGGAGCTTTCGCCTGCTACGGTGGCAAGAGAACTCGGCATTTCGCTGCGGCAATTGCATGTCGTCTTCGAAGGCGCGGAACTATCGTTTTCCCGCACGCTTTCCGCCATGCGGATCGAGGAAGCAAAACGATTGCTGCTGGCGTTTCCCGCCTTGCCGGTCACGCAGATCGCCTATGGCTGCGGCTTCGACAGCCTCGCCACTTTCTACCGGGTATTCACCGCCACCTATGGCATGACACCCGGCGAAGCCCGCATCACGGATATGCCGTCGGCTTAA
- a CDS encoding 8-amino-7-oxononanoate synthase: MNIAALSPYEAKLAGLSRKSRLRALAPREGIDFTSNDYLGLAEAPRLKAAIAHAIGKGVPVGAGGSRLLRGNHPEHEALESEAAAFFGAEKAIYFGSGFAANVALFSTLPLRDDIVLHDALIHASVHDGIAAGKAKAVAVPHNEVEAFQREIIRWRQAGGSGRPWIAVESLYSMDGDCAPLAALADLAERHGGFLVVDEAHATGVFGPGGRGLAAQLEGRSNVLALHTCGKALGASGALLSLPAVLADYLVNRARGFIYSTAPSPLMAAAVREALRIVADEPSRRSRLAELVGFAGEELQSQLGVTPSGSQILPVMIGDNARSLKIAARLSQGGFDVRAIRPPTVPEGTGRLRIAITLNVDESQIAAMVGLLAVSMREEAA; this comes from the coding sequence GTGAATATCGCGGCGCTCTCTCCTTATGAGGCGAAGCTTGCCGGCCTTAGCCGCAAATCGCGCCTGCGTGCGCTTGCGCCCCGGGAGGGGATCGATTTCACCTCCAACGACTATCTCGGGCTTGCCGAAGCGCCGCGCCTGAAGGCGGCGATTGCTCACGCCATTGGCAAAGGCGTGCCGGTGGGCGCCGGCGGTTCACGGCTGCTGCGCGGCAATCACCCCGAACATGAGGCGCTGGAATCGGAAGCGGCGGCGTTTTTCGGGGCCGAAAAAGCCATCTATTTCGGCAGCGGTTTTGCCGCCAATGTCGCGCTTTTTTCCACCCTGCCTTTGCGGGACGATATTGTTCTCCATGATGCCCTGATCCATGCCAGCGTGCATGATGGCATTGCGGCGGGCAAGGCGAAGGCGGTGGCCGTGCCGCATAATGAGGTGGAGGCTTTCCAGCGGGAGATAATCCGCTGGCGGCAGGCGGGTGGTAGCGGCCGGCCGTGGATCGCGGTCGAGAGCCTTTATTCCATGGATGGCGATTGCGCGCCGCTTGCAGCCCTGGCCGATCTTGCCGAACGGCATGGCGGTTTTCTGGTTGTCGATGAAGCACATGCCACCGGCGTCTTCGGCCCCGGTGGGCGTGGTCTTGCCGCGCAACTGGAAGGCCGGAGCAATGTGCTGGCCCTTCATACCTGCGGCAAGGCGCTCGGTGCCTCCGGTGCGCTTTTGAGCCTGCCTGCGGTTCTTGCCGATTATCTCGTGAACCGCGCCCGCGGTTTCATCTATTCCACCGCGCCTTCGCCGCTGATGGCGGCGGCGGTGCGGGAGGCCTTGCGCATCGTCGCGGACGAACCCTCAAGGCGGTCGCGACTGGCCGAGTTGGTAGGTTTTGCCGGCGAAGAATTGCAAAGCCAGCTGGGTGTGACACCCAGCGGTTCGCAGATCCTGCCGGTGATGATCGGCGACAATGCCCGCTCACTGAAGATTGCTGCACGGCTGAGCCAAGGCGGTTTCGATGTGCGGGCGATCCGCCCGCCGACGGTACCGGAAGGCACGGGGCGGCTACGCATCGCCATCACGCTCAACGTGGATGAAAGCCAGATTGCCGCCATGGTCGGCTTGCTTGCCGTTTCGATGCGGGAGGAAGCGGCATGA
- a CDS encoding beta-ketoacyl-ACP synthase III: MQTRSSRMAGFGHAVPARCVDNAEIEASLGLEAGWIERRTGIRSRYWAEAGDTLSGLAERAGRMALEDAKINADDIALTLLATSTPDHLLPPSAPLLAHRLGLTRSGAIDLAGACSGFLYALTLADGFVRTYGRAVLVVAANILSRRINPAERASAVLFADAAGAVVLTPCPEVKRGVLSADLVADGSGYDLIQIAAGGSSQPFSAGMIAEDALMTMRDGREVFSRAVALMTNTSQRVLHEAELTAADISRFVPHQANARMSDAVCGNLGIEREKTVRTIGSFGNSSAATIPLSLSITNAERPLAGGETLLLTAAGAGMTGGAVVYRV; this comes from the coding sequence ATGCAGACACGTTCTTCCCGCATGGCCGGTTTTGGTCATGCCGTTCCGGCCCGTTGCGTCGACAATGCCGAAATAGAGGCCAGTCTGGGGCTGGAAGCCGGGTGGATCGAGCGACGGACCGGCATTCGCTCCCGTTATTGGGCGGAGGCGGGCGACACGCTGAGCGGTCTTGCCGAAAGGGCTGGCCGGATGGCGCTGGAGGATGCGAAGATCAATGCCGATGACATCGCGCTGACGCTGCTTGCCACCTCCACGCCGGATCATCTTCTGCCGCCTTCCGCGCCACTGCTTGCGCATAGGCTGGGTTTGACGCGCTCGGGTGCGATCGATCTTGCCGGGGCCTGTTCCGGGTTTCTTTATGCGCTTACCCTCGCGGATGGTTTTGTCCGCACCTACGGCCGCGCCGTCCTCGTCGTCGCCGCCAATATTCTCAGCCGCCGCATCAATCCGGCGGAAAGGGCGAGCGCCGTCCTGTTTGCCGATGCCGCCGGTGCCGTGGTGCTGACCCCGTGTCCGGAGGTGAAACGGGGGGTGTTATCGGCCGATCTCGTTGCCGATGGCAGCGGTTACGATCTCATCCAGATCGCGGCAGGCGGCAGCAGCCAGCCCTTTTCTGCCGGTATGATTGCAGAAGATGCCCTGATGACGATGCGCGATGGCCGGGAGGTTTTCTCTCGCGCCGTGGCGCTGATGACAAACACCTCTCAGCGCGTGCTGCATGAGGCGGAACTGACCGCAGCCGATATCAGCCGTTTCGTGCCACATCAGGCCAATGCCCGCATGTCCGACGCCGTTTGCGGTAATCTCGGAATCGAGCGGGAAAAGACGGTCCGCACCATAGGAAGCTTCGGCAATTCTTCCGCTGCTACCATCCCGCTTTCGTTGTCCATCACCAATGCCGAGCGGCCCCTTGCGGGCGGCGAAACCCTGCTTCTGACGGCGGCGGGTGCAGGCATGACGGGCGGGGCGGTGGTTTATCGCGTCTAA
- the bioD gene encoding dethiobiotin synthase, with translation MSLRFVISGTDTGIGKTVFAAALTHALEAHYWKPVQSGLEEETDSQTVARLAGASHARILPEAYRLKTPASPHLSARLDNVSIDPARLLPPRPDGPLVIEGAGGLLVPLTDRLLFADIFALWQIPLILCARTALGTINHTLLSLEALRHRAIPVQGVVFIGDEDRENERVITDIGAVRRLGRLPRLPELTPEALHQAFAQHFNLADFLEVPA, from the coding sequence ATGAGCCTGCGTTTCGTGATTTCTGGCACGGATACCGGCATCGGCAAGACGGTTTTTGCGGCAGCGCTTACCCATGCTCTTGAGGCCCATTACTGGAAGCCGGTGCAGTCAGGGCTGGAGGAAGAAACCGACAGCCAGACGGTGGCAAGGCTCGCCGGCGCGTCGCACGCGCGCATCCTGCCGGAAGCCTATCGGTTGAAGACGCCCGCCTCGCCGCATCTTTCGGCGCGTCTCGACAATGTCTCAATCGATCCCGCGCGTCTGCTTCCGCCGCGACCGGACGGGCCGCTTGTCATCGAAGGGGCTGGCGGGCTTCTGGTGCCGTTGACGGACAGGCTGCTCTTCGCCGATATCTTTGCCCTCTGGCAAATTCCGCTCATCCTGTGCGCCAGAACCGCACTTGGCACCATCAACCACACGCTGCTGTCGCTCGAGGCGCTGCGGCATCGCGCCATTCCGGTGCAGGGCGTGGTTTTCATCGGCGATGAAGACAGGGAAAACGAGCGCGTCATAACCGATATCGGCGCGGTGCGCCGGCTCGGCCGTTTGCCGCGCCTGCCGGAATTGACGCCCGAGGCATTACATCAGGCCTTCGCCCAACACTTCAATCTCGCTGATTTTCTGGAGGTGCCGGCATGA
- a CDS encoding acetyltransferase, giving the protein MITFRASNSRDTARILDIWSRAVDATHGFLLPADRAAIGEEVRAFLPQVPLMLAVDAADHALGFMFLHEGHMEALFIDPDHHGKGIGKALVESALALHPALTTDVNEQNGEARGFYRRLGFEPTGRSDLDGQGRPYPLVHLRFRATQK; this is encoded by the coding sequence ATGATAACATTTCGTGCCTCCAACAGCCGCGACACGGCCCGCATCCTCGACATATGGAGCAGGGCCGTCGATGCCACCCATGGCTTCCTCCTTCCGGCGGATCGCGCCGCGATCGGTGAGGAAGTCAGAGCTTTCCTGCCGCAGGTACCGCTGATGCTCGCCGTCGATGCTGCAGATCATGCCCTCGGCTTCATGTTTCTGCATGAAGGGCATATGGAGGCGCTTTTCATCGATCCGGACCACCACGGCAAAGGCATCGGCAAGGCACTGGTGGAAAGCGCGCTTGCGCTTCATCCCGCGCTGACCACCGATGTCAACGAGCAGAATGGCGAAGCGCGGGGCTTTTATCGCCGACTGGGCTTCGAGCCGACGGGGCGCTCCGACCTCGACGGACAGGGGCGCCCCTATCCGCTCGTCCATCTTCGATTTCGCGCAACGCAAAAATAG